A stretch of Pseudomonas sp. LRP2-20 DNA encodes these proteins:
- a CDS encoding BMP family ABC transporter substrate-binding protein, translating to MHLKKSTRLLRTLAAAIGLGTALCAVTAAADPLKVGFVYIGPIGDHGWTYQHEQGRQALIKQFGDKVQTSFVENVPEGADAERVIRNMAKGGYDLVFATSFGYMNPTAKVAKQFPKVTFEHATGYKQDKNLGTYLATSYEGRYVGGYLAAKMTKSKKVGYVASFPIPEVLRDINAIQLALDKYNPGTEIKVVWVNSWFDPGKEADAANALIDQGVDVLFQHTDSPAPIQTAERRGIYAVGYASDMAHFGPKAVLTSIVNNWGPHYIKSTQAVMDGNWKPQDYWGGLADGTVQLPISDLVPADVKSGAEQIIASIKDGTFHPFTGPILDQSGAVKIPEGAVASNAELAGMNYYVKGITAQLPK from the coding sequence ATGCATCTGAAAAAAAGCACCCGGCTGTTGCGTACCCTGGCCGCCGCTATCGGCCTCGGCACGGCGCTCTGTGCCGTCACCGCCGCCGCCGACCCGCTGAAAGTCGGCTTCGTCTACATCGGCCCGATCGGCGACCATGGCTGGACCTACCAGCACGAGCAGGGCCGCCAGGCGCTGATCAAGCAGTTCGGCGACAAGGTCCAGACCAGCTTCGTCGAGAACGTACCGGAAGGCGCCGACGCCGAGCGGGTCATCCGCAACATGGCCAAGGGCGGTTACGACCTGGTGTTCGCCACCTCGTTCGGCTACATGAACCCTACCGCCAAGGTCGCCAAGCAGTTCCCCAAGGTCACCTTCGAACACGCCACCGGCTACAAGCAGGACAAGAACCTCGGCACCTACCTGGCAACCTCCTATGAAGGCCGTTACGTCGGCGGCTACCTCGCCGCGAAGATGACCAAGAGCAAGAAAGTCGGCTACGTCGCATCCTTCCCGATCCCGGAGGTGCTGCGTGACATCAACGCCATCCAGCTGGCGCTGGACAAATACAACCCCGGCACCGAGATCAAGGTGGTGTGGGTCAACTCCTGGTTCGACCCGGGCAAGGAAGCGGACGCCGCCAATGCGCTGATCGACCAGGGCGTCGACGTGCTGTTCCAGCACACCGACAGCCCGGCGCCGATCCAGACCGCCGAACGCCGCGGCATCTATGCCGTGGGCTATGCCTCGGACATGGCCCATTTCGGGCCCAAGGCGGTGCTGACGTCCATCGTCAACAACTGGGGGCCGCATTACATCAAGAGCACCCAGGCGGTCATGGACGGTAACTGGAAGCCCCAGGACTACTGGGGTGGCCTGGCCGACGGCACCGTCCAGCTGCCGATCAGCGACCTGGTACCGGCCGACGTGAAAAGCGGCGCCGAGCAGATCATCGCCAGCATCAAGGACGGCACGTTCCACCCGTTCACCGGGCCGATCCTCGACCAGAGCGGTGCCGTGAAAATCCCTGAAGGCGCCGTGGCCAGCAATGCCGAACTGGCGGGCATGAATTACTACGTCAAGGGCATCACTGCACAGCTGCCCAAGTAA
- a CDS encoding dipeptidase — protein MHDLLMIDGLQYSNWSPEIFQQMQAGGLSAVHATIAYHENARETLSRLGEWNRRFETWPELIRPVRSAADIRLAHVEGRVGIFFGFQNCSPIEDDIALVEVFRQLGVFVMQLTYNNQSLLASGCYEREDNGISRFGRQVIAEMNRVGMLIDMSHSAERSTLEAIELSSRPVIISHANPASFHAAKRNKSDAVLRGIAETGGLLGFSTYPFHLKGASDCSLESFCDMVARTADLMGVEHIGIGTDLCQAQPLAVLEWMRNGRWSKDKDYGEGSKDNANWPAPLQWFRDSRDFCNIAHGLRARGFAEDDVARIMGLNWLRLLETATTAQA, from the coding sequence ATGCACGACCTCTTGATGATCGACGGCCTGCAGTACTCCAACTGGAGCCCGGAAATATTCCAGCAGATGCAGGCCGGTGGCCTGAGCGCGGTGCACGCCACCATCGCCTACCACGAGAACGCCCGCGAGACCTTGTCGCGCCTGGGTGAGTGGAACCGCCGCTTCGAAACCTGGCCCGAGCTGATCCGCCCGGTGCGCTCGGCAGCCGATATTCGCCTGGCCCACGTCGAAGGGCGGGTGGGGATCTTCTTCGGCTTCCAGAACTGCTCGCCGATCGAGGACGACATTGCCCTGGTAGAGGTGTTCCGCCAGCTCGGGGTGTTCGTCATGCAGCTCACCTACAACAACCAGAGTTTGCTGGCCAGCGGCTGCTACGAGCGCGAGGACAACGGCATCAGCCGCTTCGGCCGCCAGGTGATCGCCGAAATGAACCGGGTCGGCATGCTCATCGACATGTCCCACAGCGCCGAACGCAGCACGCTGGAAGCCATCGAGCTGTCGAGCCGGCCGGTGATCATCTCCCACGCCAACCCGGCGAGCTTCCACGCCGCCAAGCGCAACAAGTCCGATGCCGTGCTGCGTGGCATCGCCGAGACCGGTGGGCTGCTGGGCTTCAGCACCTACCCGTTCCACCTCAAGGGCGCGTCGGACTGCAGCCTGGAAAGCTTCTGCGACATGGTGGCGCGCACCGCCGACTTGATGGGCGTGGAGCATATCGGCATCGGCACCGACCTGTGCCAGGCACAACCGCTGGCGGTGCTCGAATGGATGCGCAATGGCCGCTGGAGCAAGGACAAGGACTACGGCGAAGGCTCCAAGGACAACGCCAACTGGCCGGCACCGTTGCAGTGGTTCCGCGACAGCCGCGACTTTTGCAACATCGCCCACGGCCTGCGCGCCCGCGGCTTTGCCGAGGACGACGTGGCCAGGATCATGGGGCTGAACTGGTTGCGCCTGCTGGAGACCGCCACCACGGCGCAGGCCTGA
- a CDS encoding RidA family protein has protein sequence MKHAIKTDLYASRAPLEWAVVGNGTLYTAQIPIDAQGQVVTGGIEAQTRQTLDNLCHTLEAAGSSLDAVTQVLIYVTDRSYLAAVNSLYADYFQAPYPNRAAIVVAGLAREEMLVELVVYACL, from the coding sequence ATGAAACATGCAATCAAGACTGACCTTTACGCCTCCAGGGCCCCCCTGGAGTGGGCTGTGGTCGGCAACGGCACCCTCTACACCGCGCAGATCCCCATCGATGCCCAGGGGCAGGTGGTCACCGGCGGCATCGAAGCGCAGACCCGCCAGACCCTGGACAACCTGTGCCACACCCTGGAGGCAGCCGGCAGTTCGCTGGATGCCGTAACCCAGGTGCTGATCTACGTGACCGACCGCAGCTACCTGGCTGCCGTCAACAGCCTGTACGCCGACTACTTCCAGGCGCCCTACCCTAACCGTGCGGCGATCGTGGTGGCCGGGCTGGCCCGGGAAGAAATGCTGGTGGAACTGGTGGTATACGCCTGCCTCTAG
- a CDS encoding aldehyde dehydrogenase family protein: MSLKTYKNYIDGQWCEGHATLGNHSPSDTRDLIGHYHQASAEQTRQAIQAARSAQPHWAASGLEARQQVLMAIGDELIARKAELGELLSREEGKPLAEGIGEVHRSGQFFHYYAAEVLRQMGETAASVRPGIDIEVHREPVGVVGIITPWNFPMATAAWKIAPALAFGNTVVFKPANLVPASAWALTEIISRQGLPDGTFNLVMGSGASVGETLVQSAEIDALTFTGSLQTGRRVAVATAGNLVRCQLEMGSKNALVVMDDADLDLAVECALNGAFFGTGQKCTASSRLIVCDGIHDRFVEALRLRMRQLKVGHALEAGVQIGPVADARQLEQNLQYLQLAQAEGATLIEGGERLQLESDGYYMRPALFVDSRNDMRINREEVFGPIACVIRVRDFDEALTTLNDTEYGLTAGIITQSLRHASAFKRGAQTGCVMVNLPTAGTDYHVPFGGRKASSFGPREQGQYARDFYTVVKTTYLRP, encoded by the coding sequence ATGTCACTCAAGACCTACAAGAACTACATCGATGGCCAGTGGTGCGAAGGCCACGCCACCCTGGGCAACCACAGCCCATCGGACACCCGCGACCTGATTGGCCACTACCACCAGGCCAGCGCCGAACAGACCCGCCAGGCCATCCAGGCCGCCCGCAGCGCCCAGCCGCACTGGGCGGCCAGCGGCCTGGAAGCCCGCCAGCAGGTATTGATGGCCATCGGCGACGAACTGATCGCACGCAAGGCAGAACTCGGCGAACTGCTCTCGCGCGAGGAAGGCAAACCATTGGCCGAAGGCATCGGCGAGGTCCACCGCAGCGGCCAGTTCTTCCATTACTACGCCGCCGAAGTGCTGCGCCAGATGGGCGAGACCGCCGCCTCGGTGCGCCCCGGCATCGACATCGAAGTGCATCGCGAACCGGTGGGCGTGGTCGGCATCATCACCCCGTGGAACTTCCCCATGGCCACCGCCGCCTGGAAGATCGCCCCGGCACTGGCGTTCGGCAACACCGTGGTGTTCAAGCCAGCCAACCTGGTGCCGGCCAGCGCCTGGGCGCTGACCGAGATCATCAGCCGCCAGGGCCTGCCTGACGGTACTTTCAATCTGGTCATGGGCAGCGGCGCCAGCGTCGGCGAAACCCTGGTGCAGTCGGCCGAAATCGACGCCCTGACCTTCACCGGCTCGCTGCAGACCGGCCGCCGCGTCGCTGTCGCCACCGCCGGCAACCTGGTGCGCTGCCAGCTGGAGATGGGCAGCAAGAACGCCCTGGTGGTGATGGACGACGCCGACCTCGACCTGGCGGTGGAATGCGCCCTCAACGGCGCCTTCTTCGGCACCGGGCAGAAGTGCACGGCGTCTTCACGACTGATCGTCTGCGACGGCATCCACGACCGCTTCGTCGAGGCCCTGCGCCTGCGCATGCGCCAGCTCAAGGTCGGCCATGCCCTGGAGGCCGGCGTGCAGATCGGCCCGGTGGCGGACGCCCGCCAGCTTGAACAGAATCTGCAGTACCTGCAGCTGGCCCAGGCCGAAGGCGCCACCCTGATCGAAGGCGGCGAACGGCTGCAATTGGAGAGCGACGGCTACTACATGCGCCCGGCGCTGTTCGTCGACAGCCGCAACGACATGCGCATCAACCGCGAGGAAGTGTTCGGCCCCATCGCCTGCGTGATCCGCGTGCGTGACTTCGACGAGGCCCTGACCACCCTCAACGACACCGAATACGGCCTTACCGCCGGCATCATCACCCAGTCGCTGCGCCACGCCAGCGCCTTCAAGCGGGGTGCCCAGACCGGCTGCGTGATGGTCAACCTGCCCACCGCCGGCACCGACTACCACGTGCCGTTCGGCGGCCGCAAAGCATCGAGCTTCGGCCCCCGCGAACAGGGCCAGTACGCCCGCGACTTCTACACCGTGGTCAAGACCACCTACCTGCGGCCCTGA
- a CDS encoding OsmC family protein has product MAERAIRASFAGVAYQVNITNGQHQWASDVAEQAGGGDVGPSPHELLLSSLGACTSITVAMYAQRKEMPLDAIDVDITIEQEQLGREPRLQIAREIRLRGALSDEQRARLLEIANACPIHKVLSGEIIIASKLVE; this is encoded by the coding sequence ATGGCAGAACGAGCAATCCGTGCCTCATTCGCAGGCGTGGCCTACCAGGTGAACATCACCAATGGCCAGCACCAGTGGGCCAGTGACGTCGCTGAACAGGCGGGTGGCGGCGATGTCGGGCCGTCGCCCCATGAGCTGTTGCTCTCGTCCCTGGGCGCGTGTACCTCCATCACCGTTGCGATGTACGCGCAGCGCAAGGAAATGCCGCTGGACGCCATCGACGTGGACATCACCATCGAACAGGAGCAACTGGGGCGTGAACCCAGGCTGCAGATCGCGCGCGAAATACGCCTGCGCGGGGCGCTGAGTGATGAGCAGCGCGCGCGGTTGCTGGAGATCGCCAACGCCTGCCCCATTCACAAGGTGTTGAGCGGCGAGATCATCATCGCCAGCAAACTGGTGGAATGA
- a CDS encoding BCCT family transporter: MKNPTTLQAEGQAMGLPLTRDIDWPLFLISGGFLGAFLLAALIDIDTVSALVNTLFAWSTKAFGLYWQVLMLATFAVSLAIGFSRCGRVRLGGVTQRPDISTFNWIAVIMCALLAGGGAFWAAAEPLMHFASPPPLFAGLQPHSEAAATAALAQAFVHWGFLAWAVLGSLLAIVLMHLHYDKGLPLAPRTLLYPLFGERALKGPIGTLADATSIIAVVAGTIGPIGFLGLQISSALHAVWGLPNDIVTQSLTIVLVTAMYTVSCLVGLKGIRFVSEINVWLMIGLALFMVVCGPTLFILGGFPAAFALHIEHFIPMTMFRADPKWLDWWTVFYWGWFIGYAPMVALYVARISRGRTIREIIMTLSIIAPLVTMFWFTVVGGTGIGLELQTPGVVTAHGTQPEDLLLGVTQNLPLGGLISGLFLFLSFISVATNGDAMAFTVALAMSSNDKPKKWLCGFWAIGMGLAAVVLITIGAGGVTALQSFIVITAVPVSLVILPALWDAVRIARHMAREQGV; the protein is encoded by the coding sequence ATGAAAAACCCAACCACCCTGCAGGCAGAAGGCCAGGCCATGGGCCTGCCGCTGACGCGGGACATCGACTGGCCGCTGTTCCTGATCAGCGGCGGCTTCCTCGGCGCCTTCCTGCTGGCCGCGCTGATCGACATCGACACCGTCTCGGCGCTGGTCAACACCCTGTTCGCCTGGTCGACCAAGGCCTTTGGCCTGTACTGGCAGGTGCTGATGCTGGCGACCTTCGCGGTCAGCCTGGCCATTGGTTTCTCCCGCTGCGGGCGCGTGCGCCTGGGCGGCGTGACCCAGCGCCCGGACATCAGCACCTTCAATTGGATCGCGGTGATCATGTGCGCCTTGCTGGCCGGTGGCGGAGCCTTTTGGGCCGCGGCCGAACCGCTGATGCACTTTGCCAGCCCGCCGCCGTTGTTCGCCGGCCTGCAACCGCACAGCGAGGCAGCGGCCACCGCGGCCCTGGCGCAAGCCTTCGTGCACTGGGGCTTTCTGGCCTGGGCCGTGCTGGGCAGCCTGCTGGCCATCGTGCTGATGCACCTGCACTACGACAAGGGCCTGCCGCTGGCACCGCGCACCCTGCTCTACCCGCTGTTTGGCGAGCGTGCGCTGAAGGGCCCGATCGGCACCTTGGCCGACGCCACGTCGATCATCGCCGTGGTTGCCGGCACCATCGGCCCGATCGGCTTTCTCGGCCTGCAGATCAGCAGCGCCTTGCATGCGGTGTGGGGCCTGCCCAACGACATCGTCACCCAGTCACTGACCATCGTGCTGGTCACGGCGATGTACACCGTGTCCTGCCTGGTGGGGCTCAAGGGCATCCGCTTCGTCAGCGAGATCAATGTCTGGCTGATGATCGGCCTGGCGCTGTTCATGGTGGTGTGCGGCCCCACCCTGTTCATCCTCGGCGGTTTCCCCGCAGCCTTCGCCTTGCACATCGAGCATTTCATCCCGATGACGATGTTCCGTGCCGACCCCAAGTGGCTGGACTGGTGGACGGTGTTCTACTGGGGCTGGTTCATCGGCTACGCCCCCATGGTGGCGCTGTACGTCGCGCGGATCTCGCGGGGCCGCACCATTCGCGAGATCATCATGACGCTGTCGATCATCGCACCGCTGGTGACCATGTTCTGGTTCACCGTGGTCGGCGGCACCGGCATCGGCCTGGAGCTGCAGACGCCAGGCGTCGTCACCGCCCATGGCACCCAGCCCGAGGACCTGCTGCTGGGGGTGACGCAGAACCTGCCGCTGGGCGGACTGATCAGTGGATTGTTCCTGTTCCTGAGCTTCATTTCGGTGGCGACCAATGGCGATGCCATGGCTTTCACCGTGGCGCTGGCGATGTCCAGCAACGATAAACCGAAGAAATGGCTGTGTGGATTCTGGGCCATCGGCATGGGCCTGGCGGCGGTGGTGCTGATCACCATCGGCGCGGGTGGCGTGACGGCCCTGCAGTCCTTCATTGTCATCACTGCGGTGCCGGTGTCGCTGGTGATCCTGCCGGCGCTGTGGGATGCGGTGCGCATTGCCCGGCACATGGCCCGCGAACAAGGCGTCTGA
- a CDS encoding ABC transporter permease → MDFDLLGNILYAMVRCGTPLLLVALGELVCEKSGVLNLGQEGMMLFGAVVGFITAFATGSLWLGVLMACLAGMLLAALFAVVALGCQANQVATGLALTIFGVGLSAFVGSAWVGKPLSGFEALPIPLLAELPIIGHMLFNQDLLVYLSFALFLLVAWVLLKSRTGLILQAVGENPDAASAMGLPVLRVRTLAVLFGGAMAGLAGAYLSLAYTPMWAENMTAGRGWIALALVVFASWRVLRVLLGAYLFGLASILHLVAQGIGVSVPANLLAMLPYVATIVVLVVLSRNAFKTRLYAPVSLGQPWKAGR, encoded by the coding sequence ATGGATTTCGATCTGCTTGGCAACATCCTCTACGCCATGGTGCGCTGCGGTACCCCGCTGCTGCTGGTGGCCCTGGGCGAACTGGTGTGCGAGAAGAGCGGCGTGCTCAACCTGGGCCAGGAAGGCATGATGCTGTTCGGCGCGGTGGTGGGTTTCATCACCGCCTTCGCCACCGGCAGCCTGTGGCTCGGCGTGCTGATGGCCTGCCTGGCCGGCATGCTGCTGGCCGCGCTGTTCGCCGTGGTCGCCCTGGGCTGCCAGGCCAACCAGGTGGCGACCGGCCTGGCCCTGACCATTTTCGGCGTCGGCCTGTCGGCGTTCGTCGGCAGCGCCTGGGTCGGCAAGCCGCTGAGTGGTTTTGAAGCGCTGCCAATTCCGCTGCTGGCCGAGCTGCCGATCATTGGCCACATGCTGTTCAACCAGGACCTGCTGGTCTACCTGTCCTTCGCCCTGTTCCTGCTGGTCGCCTGGGTGCTGCTGAAAAGCCGCACCGGCCTGATCCTCCAGGCCGTCGGCGAAAACCCCGACGCCGCCAGCGCCATGGGCCTGCCGGTGCTGCGTGTGCGCACGCTGGCGGTGCTGTTCGGCGGCGCCATGGCCGGCCTGGCCGGGGCCTACCTGTCGCTGGCCTACACCCCGATGTGGGCAGAGAACATGACTGCCGGCCGCGGCTGGATCGCCCTGGCGCTGGTGGTGTTCGCCAGCTGGCGTGTGCTGCGCGTGCTGCTCGGCGCCTACCTGTTCGGCCTGGCCAGCATCCTGCACCTGGTGGCCCAGGGCATCGGCGTGAGCGTGCCGGCCAACCTGCTGGCGATGCTGCCGTACGTGGCGACCATCGTGGTGCTGGTGGTGCTCTCGCGCAACGCCTTCAAGACCCGGCTGTACGCCCCGGTTTCGCTGGGCCAGCCCTGGAAAGCGGGACGCTGA
- a CDS encoding DUF3726 domain-containing protein yields MRVSLNEIQVMCRKAFEGMGFAPGDCEDAAELVGWLHLQGLDGIGALAQALDFLQGEATQPFTLTDDDSTSLVIDAHGQSVLRCAATAVELALEKALHRGQALLRIHHCHNRLLLLGYLSKAAERGLHVQARWEDARQRHLADFTAGEQRPALHSEAQPGTAASFEQGVTVLFTRPAYALPVARATPRTANQGFTVDAGTWQRLKQLSEQILVESTEASRRHGAGGGSDAD; encoded by the coding sequence ATGCGTGTATCACTCAACGAAATCCAGGTGATGTGCCGCAAGGCGTTCGAAGGCATGGGCTTTGCCCCGGGCGACTGCGAGGACGCGGCCGAACTGGTGGGCTGGCTGCACCTGCAAGGGCTGGACGGCATCGGCGCGCTGGCACAGGCGCTGGACTTTCTGCAAGGTGAAGCCACCCAGCCATTCACCCTGACCGACGACGACAGCACCTCGCTGGTGATCGACGCCCACGGCCAGAGTGTGCTGCGCTGCGCCGCGACGGCAGTGGAACTGGCACTGGAAAAGGCGCTGCACCGCGGCCAGGCACTGCTGCGCATCCATCACTGCCATAACCGCCTGTTGCTGCTGGGCTACCTGAGCAAGGCCGCTGAACGCGGGCTGCACGTGCAGGCCCGCTGGGAGGATGCCCGCCAGCGCCACCTGGCCGACTTTACCGCAGGCGAGCAACGCCCTGCGCTGCACAGTGAAGCCCAGCCCGGCACCGCCGCTTCATTCGAGCAAGGCGTCACGGTGCTGTTCACCCGGCCTGCCTACGCCCTCCCGGTCGCGCGCGCCACACCGCGCACGGCGAACCAGGGCTTCACGGTCGACGCAGGCACCTGGCAGCGGCTCAAGCAGTTGTCCGAACAGATTCTCGTCGAAAGCACCGAAGCCTCCCGCCGCCATGGCGCAGGCGGCGGCAGCGATGCCGACTGA
- a CDS encoding ABC transporter permease, which translates to MLLSLEPRTQQSRAMLVLSPLLAGLLTLVSGAILFSAQGHDPLLTLHTLLIEPISDFYGVSELLLKALPILLCALGLAVAYQARIWNIGAEGQLLIGALAGSALAIHLIDWQSRWALLWVLLAGSLAGALWGALAAWLRTHFNANEILTTIMLNYIALNLLLYCVHGPLKDPEGFSFPQSAMFGDASRLPALFEDGRLHVGLYFVLLALVAVWVLLHKSFLGFQIKVLGLDQRAAGFVGFREKRLVWLALLISGGLAGLAGVSEVSGPIGQLVPQVSPGYGYAAITVAFLGRLNPLGILVAGLLMALLYLGGENAQMSLNLPQALTGLFQGMMLFYLLACDVLILYRPRLTLNWRRRTPVAEAASA; encoded by the coding sequence ATGTTGCTATCCCTCGAACCCCGTACCCAGCAGTCACGCGCCATGCTGGTGCTGTCACCGCTGCTTGCCGGCCTGCTGACCCTGGTCAGCGGCGCAATCCTGTTCAGCGCCCAGGGGCATGACCCGCTGCTGACCTTGCACACCTTGCTGATCGAACCGATCAGCGACTTCTACGGCGTCAGCGAACTGCTGCTCAAGGCGCTGCCGATTCTGCTTTGCGCCCTGGGCCTGGCGGTAGCCTACCAGGCGCGCATCTGGAACATCGGCGCCGAAGGCCAGCTGCTGATCGGGGCACTGGCCGGCAGCGCCCTGGCGATCCACCTCATCGATTGGCAAAGCCGCTGGGCACTGCTCTGGGTGCTGCTGGCCGGCAGCCTTGCCGGCGCCCTGTGGGGCGCACTGGCGGCATGGCTGCGCACGCACTTCAATGCCAACGAAATCCTCACCACCATCATGCTCAACTACATCGCCCTGAACCTGCTGCTGTACTGCGTGCACGGCCCGCTCAAGGACCCTGAGGGCTTCAGCTTCCCGCAATCGGCGATGTTCGGCGATGCCAGCCGCCTGCCAGCCTTGTTCGAGGATGGCCGCCTGCATGTCGGGCTGTACTTCGTGCTGCTGGCACTGGTGGCGGTGTGGGTGCTGCTGCACAAGAGCTTCCTGGGTTTCCAGATCAAGGTGCTCGGCCTCGATCAGCGCGCCGCCGGCTTCGTCGGCTTTCGCGAAAAGCGCCTGGTGTGGCTGGCGTTGCTGATCAGCGGCGGCCTGGCGGGCCTGGCCGGGGTCAGTGAAGTCAGCGGGCCGATTGGCCAGCTGGTGCCGCAGGTGTCGCCGGGCTACGGCTATGCGGCGATCACCGTGGCCTTCCTCGGCCGGCTCAACCCGCTTGGCATCCTGGTTGCCGGCCTGCTCATGGCGCTGCTCTACCTGGGCGGCGAGAACGCGCAGATGAGCCTCAATCTGCCGCAGGCACTGACCGGGCTGTTCCAGGGAATGATGCTGTTCTACCTGCTCGCCTGCGATGTGCTGATCCTCTACCGGCCGCGGCTCACGCTGAACTGGCGGCGGCGCACGCCGGTGGCCGAAGCGGCCAGTGCCTGA
- a CDS encoding ABC transporter ATP-binding protein, with the protein MSDSPTHLRLELRAITKRYPGTLANDRVDLRIAPGEIHALLGENGAGKSTLMKIIYGVTRPDSGQLLWQGRQVQVADPAQARGLGIGMVFQHFSLFETLTVAQNIALALGREAGSAQQLAPRIREVSQRYGMALEPERLVHSLSIGERQRVEIVRCLMQDIKLLILDEPTSVLTPQEVEQLFVTLRTLADEGCSILFISHKLNEVRALCHSATVLRAGRVAGTCVPAECSDLQLARLMVGDAEGLEARYPKRVGGLPRLCVDDLSWRNQDPFGTSFEHLRLEVRSGEIVGIAGVAGNGQDELLALLSGETRLHASERERISLDNQPMANLHPDARRALGLAFVPAERLGHGAVPDLSLADNALLSAFQQGLVERGLIRSGKVLALAEQIIQRFAVKTPGAQTTARSLSGGNLQKFILGREILQNPKLLIAAHPTWGVDVGAAAAIHRALIALRDAGAAILVISEDLDELLQISDRIGALCSGRLSPLKATADTHSVEVGSWMAGQFDTAQAAI; encoded by the coding sequence ATGTCCGATTCCCCTACGCACCTGCGTCTCGAGCTGCGCGCCATCACCAAGCGATACCCGGGCACGCTGGCCAACGACCGCGTCGACCTGCGCATCGCACCCGGTGAGATCCATGCCCTGCTCGGCGAGAACGGTGCGGGCAAGAGCACCCTGATGAAGATCATCTACGGCGTCACCCGGCCGGATTCCGGCCAGCTGTTGTGGCAAGGCCGCCAGGTGCAGGTGGCGGATCCGGCCCAGGCCCGCGGCTTGGGGATTGGCATGGTGTTCCAGCACTTTTCCCTGTTCGAGACCCTGACCGTGGCGCAGAACATCGCCCTGGCGCTGGGCCGCGAGGCGGGCTCAGCGCAGCAGCTGGCGCCGCGCATTCGCGAAGTGTCGCAGCGCTATGGCATGGCGCTGGAGCCGGAACGCCTGGTGCACAGCCTGTCGATTGGCGAGCGCCAGCGCGTGGAGATCGTGCGCTGCCTGATGCAGGACATCAAACTGCTGATCCTCGATGAACCGACCTCGGTGCTGACGCCCCAGGAAGTCGAGCAACTGTTCGTCACCCTGCGCACGCTGGCTGATGAAGGCTGCAGCATCTTGTTCATCAGCCACAAACTCAACGAAGTGCGCGCGCTTTGCCACAGCGCCACCGTGCTGCGCGCGGGCCGGGTTGCCGGCACCTGCGTACCGGCCGAATGCAGCGACCTGCAGTTGGCGCGGCTGATGGTCGGCGATGCCGAAGGGCTCGAAGCCCGCTACCCGAAGCGCGTAGGTGGCCTGCCGCGGCTGTGCGTGGACGACCTGAGCTGGCGCAACCAGGACCCGTTCGGCACCTCCTTCGAGCACCTGCGCCTGGAGGTGCGCAGCGGCGAAATCGTCGGCATCGCCGGGGTTGCCGGCAATGGCCAGGACGAGCTGCTGGCGCTGCTCAGTGGCGAGACACGCCTGCACGCCAGCGAGCGCGAGCGCATCAGCCTCGACAACCAGCCCATGGCCAACCTGCATCCGGATGCCCGTCGCGCCCTGGGCCTGGCGTTCGTCCCGGCAGAGCGCCTGGGCCACGGCGCCGTGCCGGACCTGAGCCTGGCCGACAACGCCCTGCTCAGCGCCTTCCAGCAAGGCCTGGTCGAGCGCGGCCTGATCCGCTCGGGCAAGGTACTGGCGCTGGCCGAGCAGATCATCCAGCGCTTCGCGGTCAAGACCCCGGGCGCGCAGACCACGGCGCGCAGCCTGTCAGGCGGCAACCTGCAGAAGTTCATCCTCGGCCGGGAAATCCTGCAGAACCCCAAGCTGCTGATTGCCGCCCACCCGACCTGGGGCGTCGATGTCGGGGCTGCGGCGGCGATACACCGCGCACTGATTGCCCTGCGCGATGCCGGCGCGGCGATCCTGGTGATTTCCGAAGACCTCGATGAGCTGTTGCAGATCAGTGACCGCATCGGCGCCCTGTGCAGCGGGCGCCTGTCACCGCTCAAGGCCACCGCCGACACCCACAGCGTGGAGGTCGGCAGCTGGATGGCCGGCCAGTTCGACACCGCGCAAGCCGCCATCTGA